A window from Dysidea avara chromosome 2, odDysAvar1.4, whole genome shotgun sequence encodes these proteins:
- the LOC136247588 gene encoding NLR family CARD domain-containing protein 3-like, translating into MDEEEDPNKVRESAKPGTEGAVEVAKMLESHTCLKFLDISENHINEAVADFLATFIIKNTALETLHIGRNHLGSNGISVIANALMTLTGIKELEFIDTGITSNAAASIANFIRSNTRLESLYLGAGCFPSTKSLEISFIEKSILLEKQFAKIVRSYTGFSIRKKYNIEKINNFLSTKKLNLPSSNKLQKEGAKAVCMALQNIQSLERLSLENNDLDDDSVDIISAVFTSNTSMNQLWISSNLFSPIGLSKLLKPLQMISTLEVLDLANSNLSPQVALDIAAVICSNKQIRQLWLEHSNLTDNGTVIILNVLMASMYVAVVSLRDNNITEQSANLLYKALAQNISLEQLYLGNNNLTDVGITQIMSSLTNSHGLNTLDLSNTNITEVSVDSIVEVITSSSQLQQLFLGDNKLCSSGAIKIVTALQGSHTIQVLGLSHNHITCEAAGEISTAVSSMPYLSTLMFDGNELEVDGVCTIIEGVQELNWLMILSVTDNVNSEEEEEYEVLKTCFTDSTKFKLYM; encoded by the coding sequence GTACAGAAGGTGCAGTGGAAGTAGCAAAAATGTTGGAATCACACACGTGTTTAAAATTTCTAGATATATCTGAGAATCACATTAATGAAGCAGTAGCTGATTTCCTTGCTACTTTCATCATTAAAAACACTGCTTTGGAAACCCTGCACATTGGTAGAAACCACCTTGGATCCAATGGTATATCTGTAATAGCCAATGCTCTTATGACACTGACTGGAATTAAAGAGTTAGAATTCATTGATACAGGCATTACATCCAATGCAGCAGCCAGTATTGCTAACTTTATAAGGAGCAATACTCGGTTAGAATCCCTGTATCTTGGAGCAGGATGTTTTCCATCAACAAAGTCACTGGAAATATCATTCATTGAGAAATCTATTTTACTTGAAAAACAGTTTGCTAAAATTGTTCGATCTTATACTGGCTTTAGTATAAGAAAGAAATACAACATTGAAAAAATTAACAATTTCTTAAGCACAAAGAAATTAAATCTACCCAGCTCTAACAAACTGCAAAAAGAAGGAGCAAAAGCAGTTTGTATGGCATTACAAAATATACAATCTCTTGAAAGACTGAGCTTAGAGAACAATGATTTAGATGATGACTCAGTGGATATTATTTCAGCAGTCTTTACTAGTAACACTTCAATGAATCAATTGTGGATCAGCAGTAACTTGTTTTCACCTATTGGATTATCAAAACTATTAAAGCCACTGCAAATGATATCAACACTTGAGGTACTGGATTTGGCAAATAGCAATTTGTCACCACAAGTGGCATTAGATATTGCAGCTGTGATATGTAGTAATAAACAAATAAGGCAATTGTGGTTGGAACACAGCAACCTAACTGACAATGGAACGGTTATTATTCTCAATGTTCTGATGGCTAGCATGTATGTTGCAGTGGTTAGCTTGAGAGATAATAATATCACTGAACAATCAGCAAACTTGCTTTATAAAGCTTTAGCACAAAACATAAGCTTAGAACAGCTGTATCTTGGCAACAATAATTTAACTGATGTGGGTATAACACAGATTATGTCATCATTAACCAATTCACATGGTCTAAACACCCTTGACTTATCCAATACTAATATTACTGAAGTATCAGTTGATAGTATAGTAGAAGTGATTACTAGTAGTagtcaactacaacaactattCCTTGGTGACAACAAGTTGTGCTCATCAGGAGCCATAAAAATAGTCACAGCTCTACAAGGCTCCCACACTATACAAGTACTGGGATTAAGCCATAATCATATCACATGTGAGGCAGCTGGTGAAATATCTACAGCAGTGTCCAGTATGCCATATTTGTCCACCTTGATGTTTGATGGTAATGAACTAGAAGTGGATGGAGTATGTACCATCATAGAAGGTGTACAGGAGCTGAACTGGTTGATGATATTGAGTGTGACTGATAATGTGAACAGTGAGGAGGAGGAAGAGTATGAGGTTCTGAAGACATGTTTTACTGATAGCACAAAGTTCAAGTTATACATGTAG